Proteins encoded together in one Vigna angularis cultivar LongXiaoDou No.4 chromosome 5, ASM1680809v1, whole genome shotgun sequence window:
- the LOC108321765 gene encoding histone H3.2, translated as MARTKQTARKSTGGKAPRKQLATKAARKSAPATGGVKKPHRFRPGTVALREIRKYQKSTELLIRKLPFQRLVREIAQDFKTDLRFQSSAVSALQEAAEAYLVGLFEDTNLCAIHAKRVTIMPKDIQLARRIRGERA; from the coding sequence ATGGCACGAACCAAACAAACAGCACGCAAGTCCACCGGAGGCAAGGCTCCTAGGAAGCAACTGGCTACGAAGGCTGCCAGGAAGTCCGCTCCGGCGACCGGTGGCGTGAAGAAACCTCACCGTTTCCGGCCAGGTACGGTGGCGCTGAGGGAGATCAGAAAGTATCAGAAGAGCACGGAGCTGCTGATCCGAAAACTTCCCTTCCAACGTCTTGTCCGCGAGATCGCACAGGATTTCAAGACCGATCTGCGGTTTCAGAGCAGCGCCGTGTCCGCGTTGCAAGAAGCTGCTGAGGCTTATTTGGTTGGACTCTTCGAAGACACCAATCTCTGTGCCATTCACGCTAAGCGCGTCACCATTATGCCAAAGGATATTCAGCTTGCCCGCAGAATCAGAGGCGAAAGGGCTTGA